The following nucleotide sequence is from Synechococcales cyanobacterium T60_A2020_003.
CCGAGGCAGATCGGGATTCAGACCTCGAACCTACGTGTCTCAAGAGCTACAGCAGCAAAGCGTTTCGACACGTTGACAACATATTAGCCCCCAAAGAGTGTGTCACAATGAAAGTTCACTGAGCAACATCATATACACACGGGTGATAACGCCTTTGATTGAAGTTGAAGTCCATCAGCGATTGCGAGCCTTCCTGCGGGAGCAAGGCGAACCCTACTGGCCCCACCATCTGACGATGGCGCGGTTGGTGGCTCGCGCGATGCGGATAGGACGCAGTGCCCTCATTCAAGCGGGTGCGCCAGCGGGATATCACGCTCGTTATCGACTGAGTTATCTCGTTCCAGCCCTGATGTGGATGGATCCGGTGGTGTTGGTGGTTCCAGAGACAATCCAGCAGCGGTTGTTGCTGGTGGAAATTCCCCGGTTACGGCAATGGATTTCAACACCAAAAGCCATTCATACGGGCGATCGCACCGATAATGCCAACGCCCAAGGACTAATCCTGGCATCACCCCAGGACTGGCTGCGCGATCGCCTCACCACCCGCACCCAATTTCCAAACAACATTCTTACGATCATTGATGGTGCTGATGATTTGGAACGGTGGACGCAGGAGGTTTTGACGGTTGACCTACACCCCTCGGATTGGAACACACTGCTGCTGGCTTTTCCACTCCAAACCGAAGCCATTCATGACACCCGTGCCCAGCTAATCCGCAGTCTGTTTCAGCATCCTTCCAATCCCTATAACTGCTATCTTTTGGACGATCAAGAGCGCGATTACCTTCATCAGCTTTGGGTGCAGTTACAGAACAGTCCTAGTTTTCCGGGTAGCATGCCTTGTCGCTGGGCGAAGTTTTGGGATCACTTTCATCGAAGGGATCAGATGGTGTTGGCATCGGTTGACCGCGAGCAGGGTCAGTTTACGCTGTCCTGTAGTCCGGTTGAAGTTGCATCGGCACTCAGCCAGATCTGGCCACAGCAGCCGATTGTGCTGATTGGGAGCGCTATGGACTTAGACACGGATGCCGCCATCTATCGTCAACGGTTAGGGATGGGCGACGTGACAACGCTCAAATTTTCACCCGATCGCCAAACCGAACTGATCCATCTCTGCACGCCCGACCGAATTCCCCTGCCGAATACGCCAGAATTTCAGCCCGCTTTGATTCGGGAACTGCGATCGCTCCTTGACGCAAGCAGTATCCGACCAGGACTTTCAGTGCTGCTTGTAGATGACTTGCCCCTGAAAGCACAGGTAGCGTCCGTCCTGGCTTCAGAGTTTGGATCGCGGGTGCAGGTGGAGCGTACCTGTCTGGATGAAAACGGAATTTTGATCAGCGGCTGGGAATTTTGGCGGCAGCACCAGGCCGTTTTACCTGCCCCAAACCTGCTCGTGATTGCAACCTTACCCATTCCCTCTCTAGAAGAACCCCAGGTTGCGGGACGAGTCGCTTACTATAAGCAATCGCGGCAGGATTGGTTTCGGTTATATCTCTTGCCGGAGGCGCTGTCCGAGCTACAGCGAGCGATCGCCCCTATGCGAGAGTCCCAAGGTGTCGTTGCCCTGCTGGATAACCGGGTGAACCATCGAAGTTACGGTCAACAAGTCTTTGCAGCCCTGAGTCCCTCGGCACGGATACAGTCCATTGATTCAGACCTATTCAACCATCTCGACTATTCGATGTAATCCAATGCTGGTAGAGATGAACACTACAATCGAACAGTTGTAGCTGTTGCCAATCAGCTTAGGACATGGACATTTTGGTTCGCCGCCCCACCAAAATGTCCTAACCGATATGGCTAGCGCTATATGTCAAATCCGCTTGAACACTGATAAAGGGATACGGACGGGTTTAATAGACAGAATCCGGTCAGTACCCAAGTTTCACGGCTCAACTCGCCCCTCGCCATCTGGGAGTGGTCATGAACTGAACAGATTTGATACGACTGGAAGGCACAGCGTTTTTTGAAATTTCCCAATTTATGGATAAACACTCGTTACAATGGGGTAGGCTATCATCGGATTCAGTCGCTAAACTTTTGATGAATTTTGCAATTTGTTTCGTTAGTTGCCTTCCCAAGACGCACAATCCAAGCTTTAATGACCTGTAAAGCAAATTGCGATCGCGCCATTGTGCATTTATTTTGTTTGTATTGCTCCATGCCCAAGTTATTCATATCTTCTGAATACCTAAAAACCGTTCCTGGCTGGCTTCGCTCCATTTCCACCAAGGCTGCGTTTGTAGGGCAAATGATGACCGTATTCTTTCTACCCTCTATCGTTCTAGCCCGATGGCATCCTTTTGCCCGTCCGGAATGGCTCTGGCGCGATTGGGATCTCACGGTAGTGGGGCGATCGCTCCTGAGCGCCGACGCTTAGGGGAAGGAAAGGTCTATTTAGGGTTTTCCAGGCTTATCGTTTAGACCTTGAATTTGTTAGATTTAGAACTCGATCATTTCAGGAGAAACGATCTATGTTACACCGCAAGATTTATCAACTCTGTTGCGACGGTCGAGAAGTGTGGATTTTCTTGCGGGATCAGCAGCGCTGGATTGAACGCGCTCGGATTCTCGATATTGAAGGCGACCTAGTCACGCTTCGCTATGAGACTGAAGAAGACGATGAAAACTGCTCATGGGAAGAAATGGTGCGGCTAGAAAGCATCGGCTCTGTCATGCAAAAGCTAGCCACGGTTCCCCGTGGCAATGTTGACCCCATAGTGTCTGACGAGTGCCCAGAGGCGGAGCAAATTCACCGTCCCCACTCAGAATCAAACCCCGACTAAGCGAGAGTCAAGCATCGCTCCGATTTAGACAATGGAGATTTAAAGCCCTTCGCAGGATGCCGAGGGGCCTTTTAATTTGAGCATCGTGAACGATACATTCACAAGCCGCACCCTGCCAAGCGGGAACTGCTGATCCAAGTCGGTGGGCTTAATGTGTCAGTAGGATACGTTAGCATAACGCATTAAATCCTTATCCGATAGTGCTTTACGGCTTTACTCAACACCCCCCTGCACCCAATTATTTCTCGCTACTTGTGAGGAAACCCTGACACTGAAGTAGGCGTTGAGAGTCTTAATCCGTTACCTTACGGATCCATGGCTCTACGTATTAGTGGTAGTTTAATGTAGTTAAAGTCACATAATTCTCAAGGAGACATCTACCATGTCAAGTGTTGGTTTGAACAAATGGATTGTGAGTGGTCATCTAGCCGCAGATGCTCAGATTAAAACCGTAGTTTTACGAAGCGGTGAAGAGGCAGAAGTAGCTAGCGCTACGTTATATGTCCGTAAGCCTCGGAACCGAGATGAATCGTTTACGGTTTCCCTCAGCATTTGGAAGCGTTCTGCGGCGTGGCGATCGCTCCCCTACTTGAAAAAAGGCTCATTGATCATCTGCACGGGCAGCATCGAACCAAATCCCTACGTTTCTAACGCCACGAACACGCCTAGAGCCGGACTGGAAATGACGGTTCTCGATATCGATCTGGATTCCGTGAAACGCAGCGATGAAAATGAATACGACGCCGAAGAACTATCCGACAAGGTTCCAGCAATGGCGTCTTAAGCTGTGCGCAAATATTACTCAATCATGAACGGTCGGGGTGGAGATGGCTCTACCCCGCTTACTTTAAAAACGCCCTCTGCCAGAACTGTGGAAGCGGTAGCCCATTAAGTTTTGAGTTTTGAGTTGATAATGTCCAGGGCCGTCAGCATAAAGTTAAGAAATGTATCATACTGAAGAAAGACGCCTGTGAGGTAGACAAAGGGTTGGGGAACGTACTGTGCTAACGCGACGGATTTTAATTTGGTATCGAACCGACTTAAGACTGCATGACCATGAGCCTTTACATGCGGCTTTAAAAACCGGAGCCACCGTTATTCCGCTCTACTGCTTTGATCCCCGCCACTTTGAACAAACCTCGTTTGGATTTCCGAAAACCGGAGCCTATCGCGCCCAGTTTTTAATTGAAAGTGTAGAGGACTTGCGGCAATCGTGGCGATCGCTCGGCAGTGATTTGCTCGTACGGTTTGCCAAGCCAGAAGCTGTGATCCCCGATCTCGTGAAATCCTTGGGGATCACTGATGTCTACTACCACAGCGATGTCACGACAGAAGAACGGGCGGTGGAAGATGCCTTAGAACAGGCTTTGGACGATCTCGATGTCAATCTGGTGGAGTTTTGGGGCGCAACGCTGTATCACCCGGATGATCTCCCCTTTACGGTTGAACAGCTACCGGAGGTTTTCACCAGCTTTCGCAAAAAAGTCGAATCTCGGTCTACGGTCTATCCTACCTTTCCGACTCCTAAGCAAGTTTCTCCCCTGCCAACCGTTGATCCCGGTGCAGTTCCGACGCTGGCTGATCTGGGTGTCATCCCTTCTGAACCCGATCCTCGATCCGTTTTAGCCTTCCAAGGCGGTGAGACTGCTGGACTCGCTCGCCTCCAGGACTACATTTGGACTCAGGACGGCCTGCGCCGCTATAAGGAAACCCGCAATGGAATGCTGGGGGCAAATTATTCCTCCAAGTTCTCGCCGTGGCTGGCGATGGGCTGTCTCTCGCCGCGTCAGGTTTACGAAACCGTGCAGACCTACGAAGCCGAGCGGGTGAAAAACGACTCTACCTACTGGCTGATCTTTGAACTGCTGTGGCGCGACTACTTCCGGTTTATCTGTGCCAAGCATGGCGATCGCGTCTTTTATCCGTCGGGGTTGCGGAGATTGGCGATCGCCTGGAAGCAGGACTGGACAAGATTTGAGGCATGGTGCGAGGGGAAAACTGGGTTTCCGTTAGTGGATGCCAACATGCGTGAACTGGCAGCAACGGGATTTATGTCTAATCGCGGACGGCAAAATGTTGCTAGTTTCCTAACGAAAAATCTGGGGATCGACTGGCGCATGGGGGCGGAATGGTTTGAATCGCTGCTGCAACTACGGCAACTGGAACTATACGGCAGGCGTTGGCAATGATGCGCGAGGCTTCCGATATTTCAATATTCCCAAACAATCCAAGGATTATGATCCCCAGGGTAAATACGTCAAATACTGGCTACCGGAGTTAGCCAATGTGCCGACGACTAAGATTCATCAGCCCTGGAGCCTGACCTTGGAGGAACAAAAGCGCTGCCAGGTTCGAACTGGCGTGGATTATCCCAATCCAATCGTGGATCTGGAACAGTCGGTGCGGGCGAATGAGTCGATCTACAATGCAGCATTAGCGCGGGCATAGAATTGAGTACGATTCACCATGAGCAAACAGATTTTGATGGTGTTCCATCAGTCCACCTCATCCCCTGGCTTAGTTGGGCAGCTTCTCCAGACCGGAGGATATCGATTAGACATGCGCTGTCCCGCAGAGGGCGATCGCCTTCCTGAAACCTTAGAACATCACGAAGCCGTGGTGGTGTTTGGGGGGCCAATGAGCGCAAACGATGACGATACACTGCCGTTTATCCGTGCGGAATTGGACTGGTTACCCCTGGTTCTAACCTCTGAGAAGCCTTACCTCGGCATTTGTTTGGGGGCACAGTTGATGGCCCGGGTACTGGGCGCGCGGGTCTTTCCCCATGCTGAAGGTCGCAAAGAGATTGGCTACTTTCCGATGCGGGTTACCCCTGCCGGACTAGAAGATTTTGGGCGATCGCTCCAGGTATATCACTGGCATGGCGAAGGGTTTGAGATCCCCTCAGATGCGGTGTTGCTGGCCGAGGGCGATCTGTTTCCGAATCAGGCGTTTCGCTATGGGGACAACGTGTACGGCCTTCAGTTCCATCCCGAAATTACCGAAACGATGATCCATATTTGGACAGAAAGAGGTGCCGATCAACTTGTGATCCCCGTTGCCCAGTCCCGACCGGAACAGATCCAAAATCATCAGCGGTATGGAGGGGCGATCGCCACTTGGTTGGATGAATTTCTTTGGGATTGGATTGGGGAATCGGCGTTGCGAGAATCGGCCTAGACCCAGTCCTAGAGTGAATTCAGGGGATTAACCGAGACCACATTGAGAGAGATATCATCCTCCGTTACAAGCTGAATCGGCAATGTTGCAAAGGCCTCACGGCGGGGAAACTGAACAAATTGCACGCCTGTATCCACAGAGGAAACGCGAATCACGTAGCGATCGCCCACCCACTGGACACTTTGCACTTGATGGCCAATCAACCACAGTTCCGCGATCTGACCCGAATTAATTTGAGCAATCCGCTCAGCGTCATAGCACTGGGACAGCGCGGGTTCCTGCTCCAGCAGTGACCACAATCCAGAAAAATAGATTGGCTCTTGCCGTGCGCTTAGACCGTAACTGGTAAAGGCGATCGCATCCGTTTCCCAAAATTCGTGTTTCAAGGTTTGGGCAGTAGCAGAATCTAGCAGATCACTATAGCGGGGATCGGCCTGTAGATGGATGGTCTGCTCATCGGTGCTGGGGCGTGCCCAGGTCGTAGATTCACTACAGACGGAGTAGGCTAACGGGCTGGGTATCCGGTCGGGGGATACCACAGGCAACTTATCAAGATCCGTTACCGCCGCGTAGCGATCCAAAGATGGCAGCGGAGAAAACTGCGTCATTGGTTCTGTCGGAGAGGCCAGTGCTGCCCCACCTGTACTGGTCATTGCGAGGCTTGCGAAGAGTGCCGATACCCAAGCTGCTGGCGATCGCCCATATGCCGTCATGCGATTTAGTCCTGTTCCCAAAAGCCGTTCCTTAACTACCACAATAACGGAAGCAGGATTCCAGACACTAGCCCCATTTATTAAAGAATCTTGTAGACCGGACGCGCTCTATAAGTATTGCGAAATAAGCTATTTTCTAGATTTTCCGTAAGTTTGATAAGTCTAGTGAATCTTAAGACATGTCGTCAGATTTTCCGTAAGTTTGATAAGTCTAGTGAATCTTAAGATATGTCGTCTTTCACCATGAGGACGATGAGACGCAGGAACGGCGTTAGGGCGAGGGATTTTGCCATTTCACTACCGAGGGGGTTCTGGTCTAGGCATTATTTCTCTTGCTATAGAATGGACGACACACGAGTTGGGGACATCCACAATGAGTAACTCTCAAGCCACGATTCGCCTACCGTTTGTGTGGGGATCACGCGATACGGATGAGCAAGTCGCAAGAACGAGTACCGTTACCCTGCCACGAGACGAAACGGCTCTGCAAACGGCACGCAACGATCAACGCTGGTTGGAATCGATCATCCAGGACGCAGCTCCGTTTTCAGACTGGTGGCTCAAAACTCGAATTATTCAGCTCTCGTACCAACCCCCTGACGAGGCCAGTGCCGCCAAGCAATATGTCTACGACAAAGGAGCGATTCGCCTAGAGTCGGCCTCACCTGACCACGCTCCGGGCAATACCTTTCCCGTTTATGCCAGTAAGGAAAGCTGCGAGACTATCCTGGCGCAAGTCGAACAGGAACTGATTGCCCACGGCGGACAATTGGGACTGTCGCCCGTGGAGTGCCGCCAGCGGTATCGCTACCTCCTCACGGAAATTAACCGCGATGATAATCAGTATGTGTATGAAGTGTTGGACTACTGGTTGAGCCGACGGTTTACAGAAGCCATTAGCCGAAATTTTGAAGTCTTTGTCGATGCAGATAGTGATACGCCCCACGTCTTTTTAGTGGTCAGCACAGCTCCGATTTCCTTGAACACGGCGCGGGTACTACCGTCATCCCCGGCACTGAAGCTAGCGTACCGCTATCGTTCGTTATTTAACGTGAACGAAATGGCGGAAATTCTCCATCAGCAAAGCGTAGAGACGATGACGCTGCGGGTACACGGTTACTCCAATGCCTCAAAGGCGTTTTACACCAACTTTTCCAACGAAGC
It contains:
- a CDS encoding ATP-dependent DNA helicase; its protein translation is MIEVEVHQRLRAFLREQGEPYWPHHLTMARLVARAMRIGRSALIQAGAPAGYHARYRLSYLVPALMWMDPVVLVVPETIQQRLLLVEIPRLRQWISTPKAIHTGDRTDNANAQGLILASPQDWLRDRLTTRTQFPNNILTIIDGADDLERWTQEVLTVDLHPSDWNTLLLAFPLQTEAIHDTRAQLIRSLFQHPSNPYNCYLLDDQERDYLHQLWVQLQNSPSFPGSMPCRWAKFWDHFHRRDQMVLASVDREQGQFTLSCSPVEVASALSQIWPQQPIVLIGSAMDLDTDAAIYRQRLGMGDVTTLKFSPDRQTELIHLCTPDRIPLPNTPEFQPALIRELRSLLDASSIRPGLSVLLVDDLPLKAQVASVLASEFGSRVQVERTCLDENGILISGWEFWRQHQAVLPAPNLLVIATLPIPSLEEPQVAGRVAYYKQSRQDWFRLYLLPEALSELQRAIAPMRESQGVVALLDNRVNHRSYGQQVFAALSPSARIQSIDSDLFNHLDYSM
- a CDS encoding single-stranded DNA-binding protein, with the protein product MSSVGLNKWIVSGHLAADAQIKTVVLRSGEEAEVASATLYVRKPRNRDESFTVSLSIWKRSAAWRSLPYLKKGSLIICTGSIEPNPYVSNATNTPRAGLEMTVLDIDLDSVKRSDENEYDAEELSDKVPAMAS
- a CDS encoding glutamine amidotransferase, whose product is MSKQILMVFHQSTSSPGLVGQLLQTGGYRLDMRCPAEGDRLPETLEHHEAVVVFGGPMSANDDDTLPFIRAELDWLPLVLTSEKPYLGICLGAQLMARVLGARVFPHAEGRKEIGYFPMRVTPAGLEDFGRSLQVYHWHGEGFEIPSDAVLLAEGDLFPNQAFRYGDNVYGLQFHPEITETMIHIWTERGADQLVIPVAQSRPEQIQNHQRYGGAIATWLDEFLWDWIGESALRESA